DNA sequence from the Candidatus Bathyarchaeota archaeon genome:
CCCTGAAATCTTCCTAAAAACTGCTTCACAACTCAAGAGCAAACCAGAGCGGTGCGTCATTTTGGAAGATTCCATTTTCGGTGTTAAAGCCGCCAAATCTGCAAACATGGCTTGTGTCGCGGTCACGACGGGTGTTTACTCGAAAGAGGAACTTGCAAAGGAAAAACCTGATTTAATCGTTGAAACGCTAAAAGACCCTGAGATTCTGCGTTTTATTTTGTGTTAATATAACCTTGTGGTAGTTGTTTAGCAGTCACATAGCTTTAAGAATTTTTCGAAGAAAATATAGATTGCTCTGAAGGGGAGAAAGATGACACTGCTGGAAAGTAAAAAAAGTAAGCCGTCGGTTTTTCAAGTGCTGCTCCTTGATAACGGTGACAGCCAAGATGTTGAGGTTCAAGAGTCTAAACAGGTTAATTTTTATCATGTAAAGGAGCATCTTAAAAACGGTGGGTCCGTTTTCATTACGAGTAAAGGTTCACAGAAGCTCAAGTATCATAGGACTAAAGCGCAGTTAAATTACAGCAAATCTAGAAGGACTTGTGGTTTTCTTTTTCGTCAATGTGTGAGGAATTAAATGAACGTGTGACGTGCATCCATAAGATTCCCCTTACCCCCTCTCTCTTCCTTATTTTTTGGATGCACGCCACTCTTGGTTATATTTCTTTGTTAGTTGTTGAAAAAAGTGTTTTTCTCGTCTACAACATCAACCTATTGGTTGCTTAAAAAGTTGTTTTTTGTGTTTTGTTTTGGGTTGCTTGTTGGTTGTGGACGTTGCACAAGTGGGGCAGGAGTGTGAGGTTTTGTGTTTTCTTTGGTTTGTTAGAGTTGGTTTGGTTACGTGAGTGCAGTTTGAATGTAACAATGCTTAAATAAACCCCGTGTGACTTTCACTCTGAAAAGGAGCATCGGGAATTGATTATCGACGACATCCTTAAGGTCATTTATGCGCCTAAAAAAGCATTTAAAAATATCATAGCTAATCCAAAATACCTTGGCGCAATTATTGTTTTGGTTTTATTTTTAGCTCTACAAGTGGGGTATGAGTACTCTCAGTTCTCAAAAACTAACATTGAACAGACAGCACCGACAGCTGACCAATTTCCAACTTTCATAAACGCTTCTGCATGGACTGCAAGTCCAGGTGTGACCTTAACCAACCATGATGCTGACTATTTCAACTACAGCGTTTACATAGCTAGCTTTGGTACGACACCTACCGACCCGCTGGGCTATTATAGTCTCTTTGGAAATAGTAGCCTGCAGATTGAAGCCACAAACACAAGTAATCTCACCGTAGCTTTAGGTGGCGTCTTTAACGTTGATTGCAGCGAGATTGGTTTCCAGAATCTTTCCATGACGATAAAGCAGGTAGAGCCCCAGACTGCGCCTCAAACAGCAACTTTAACGTTGTATTCGCTTAGCGATACTGATTTTTACCGATATGACCTCACATCAGAGTTGTCAGCTGCATCCATCATTAACCAGTGGGGCAACTTGACCATCCCGATTGGCAAAACCGCTCAAGGCTGGACCAGCAACGGCACGCCATCTTGGAGTAACATAACTGCTTTAACACTTGACCTCACATATCCAGAAAACTCAAACATAACCCTGCGAGTTGGCGCGTTGTTCTTCCGTGGTCAATACCTGTCGCCAATTGAGTTTAACAGTGCAGCAGTTCTCCTGCAATTCCTCCAAGTTTTCACACTACAATTCATTGCTGGTTGGCTAATTCTTTCAGCAATACTCTACCTCTTCTTTAAAGCCTTCAAGGGCGCTGTTGTTTGGAAGCCACTTTTTGTCGCCGTAGGCTTCGCGTTATTTGTTATGGTAATCCGTGGGCTTGTAAATTTAGTTGGAACATTCACTCTGCCTACGCTTTATATGCCTTTTGACATGACACTTGGTCTTCGATTTAACGCGTTCGGAGTCTTTTATTACCCTGCTGAAGCGGTAAGCACTTTATCTGTTCAGACTCAAACCGCTATCGGCATCTTCGAATCAGCAACGTCGACATTGATGACAATGACGTCGGCGATATTCTTAATTTCGTACGTGTGGCTTGCTGGATTATGCACCATAATTGTCGGCGAGTTAAAACCAGAATTTTCGCTCATAAAACGGATTGCGATGTCAAGCGTAAGCGTTGCCGCAACAATCTTGCTCTTGCTTTTTATAATAGGCATTGCCTAGAGCACAAAAAGTAGGGGTAAAACCCTTTTTTCCATCATTTTCTTTGTTTTATCGCCAAGTTAGCAAGATTTATATGATTGAAAGTGGAAAACGGTTAGCGAACAGTTTAGAAGTGAAGCAAATTGGTAGACATTAAGGATTTACATGATGGCGCCAAACGGGTTGACGTTCAAGCGCAAGTTGTCGAGAAAGGCGACCCGCGGGAAGTACGCTCAAGATTTAAAGATGAAACGTACCGAATAGTTGACGCTGTCATCGCAGATGAGACAGGAAGCATCAAGCTAACACTTTGGAACGAGCAAATCGACATGGTGAACGTTGGCGATAAAATAAAGATTGAAAACGGTTACGTGACCTCATTTAAAGGTGAAATTCAACTTAACGTTGGCAAATTCGGCAAACTAACCGTCGAATAACCATTTTCCTATTTGAAGGAAACGCTAACAAGGTTTTTATTTCTGATTCCATAGTTCTTATGTATGGTTTTAAAAAAAGAAGCAGCATTTTTTACTTTAATAGTTCTTTTCGCAGTTGCTATCTCGCTTCTTGCCGTTAACACCGTCTACAGAAACCCGTTTAACCTATCCGTGCGCTTATTTGGCATCAACGGTTTCATCGCATTAAGCATAGCCACTATAATAACAGCGTTTCTCAAAGAAATCACTATTTACTTGAAAAAACCGTTCCTAAAAGTGCACCACTACCTTGCCGCTGCTGGGCTGGTGCTAATTACACTGCATCCAATTATGCTCGCGATTCAATTTCTCAATCCAGCAGTATTCTTGCCAAATCTGCAGACACTCTACCTTTTCCTGTTTTACGGGGGCAGGCAAGCATTAATCATTATTTACATCGCTATCGCTGCAGTGCTTTTACGCCGAAAAATAGCCGCTTACTGGCGCTGGTTCCACGCATTAATGTACGTTGCGCTATTCTTCGGTATAATTCATGCAAACTTGTCAGGTACAGATTTTATCCTCAACCCCATCGTTATGGTTGCGTTAAACGTTTTGTTTGGAGCTACAATCTTTGCGTTTGCGATTAAACGCTGGCAATTTTACCGAGTAAAAAAACGTAAAAAACAAACTCTCGAAAACACAGGTCAAAACCAAAACGTCTAAAAGTTCAGCAGTTTAACTTCTTGCTCCAAATTAGATTGCATTGTTTGCCGTGATTGCATTAACAAAATTTATTAGACAAACCCTTCATTCAAACAACCCTGTTACTTGTGGGGAAGCAACGTGCAATTCGAGCTTGTCGCACCATACACCATTTCACCGGGGCAGAAAGCAGCCGTAGAGCAGTTAGTGAAGAACTTCTCCACGAAAGAAAAACAAACAATTCTCGGCATCACTGGAAGCGGCAAAACCTTCGTGATGGCAAACGTCATCAACAAACTGCAGAAGCCGACACTGATTTTAGCGCACAACAAGACGCTGGCAGCACAGCTCTACGGTGAATTGAAAGAGCTTTTCCCGCATAACCGCGTGGAATACTTCATCAGCTTCTACGATTACTACCAGCCAGAATCGTACCTGCCAGCGCAAGACATGTACATAGAAAAAGACTCCGAGGTCAACGAGCAAATCGAAAAGATGCGTATGCATGCCGTCTCCAGCATAGTGAGCCGAAACGACACCATAATTGTTGCCAGCATAAGTTGCATCTACAGCTTAGGCAACCCAGACGACTTCAAAACCATGGCTGTGGAACTTGAGATTGGAAAGGAAATGTCACGGCAACAGCTTATTCGCTCGCTTGTGGAGATGCAGTACGAGCGCAATGACATGGTGCTTGAGCCAGGCAGGTTCCGTGTCCGCGGCGACACTGTTGATGTTGTGCCCTCGTATGAAAATGATATTTTGCGGGTTGAACTTGAAGGCAACACTATCAAGAAGATAAAGGAAGTTAACTTGCTTAATGGCGACGTTAAGGTTTCAGTGGATAAACTCACGCTATACCCAGCGCGTCAATACGTGGTTCCTGAAGAGAAACACGCGCTAGCGCTTGAACACATCAAACAGGAACTGGAAGCACGGTTACCTGAACTGCCGCCTCTGGAAGCCCACAGGCTAAAACAGCGCACAAATTACGACCTTGAAATGATAAAAGAAGTCGGCTTCTGCGCTGGCATGGAAAACTACAGCCGCCACTTTGACGGACGCAAACCAGGCGAGCCGCCGTTCACATTGCTGGATTACTTCCCCAAAGATTACTTGCTCATAATCGACGAGAGCCACCAGACTATCCCTCAAGCCAGAGCCATGTACAACGGGGACTACTCAAGAAAAAAGAACCTCGTGGACTTTGGCTTTCGACTTCCAAGCGCACTGGACAATAGGCCGCTGAAGTTTGAGGAGTTTGAGCAGAAAATGGGCAAAGTCCTCTTCGTCTCCGCAACCCCAGCCGAATACGAACTGGAAAAAAGCGGGCCGCCAGTCGAGTTAATCACAAGACCAACAGGGCTCTTAGATCCAGAGGTTGAGCTCCACCCCATCGAAGGGCAAATGCAGCACTTGATGGCAGAAGCAAAGAAAACAATCGAGCGGGGCGACCGCATTCTAATCACCACGCTGACAAAGCGGATGGCTGAAGACTTAGCCGATTATCTTGCAAAAGAAGGCTTCCGTGTGCGTTACATGCACTCGGAAATTGACAGTTTAGACCGCATCGAACTCGTGCGGC
Encoded proteins:
- a CDS encoding OB-fold nucleic acid binding domain-containing protein encodes the protein MVDIKDLHDGAKRVDVQAQVVEKGDPREVRSRFKDETYRIVDAVIADETGSIKLTLWNEQIDMVNVGDKIKIENGYVTSFKGEIQLNVGKFGKLTVE
- the uvrB gene encoding excinuclease ABC subunit UvrB produces the protein MQFELVAPYTISPGQKAAVEQLVKNFSTKEKQTILGITGSGKTFVMANVINKLQKPTLILAHNKTLAAQLYGELKELFPHNRVEYFISFYDYYQPESYLPAQDMYIEKDSEVNEQIEKMRMHAVSSIVSRNDTIIVASISCIYSLGNPDDFKTMAVELEIGKEMSRQQLIRSLVEMQYERNDMVLEPGRFRVRGDTVDVVPSYENDILRVELEGNTIKKIKEVNLLNGDVKVSVDKLTLYPARQYVVPEEKHALALEHIKQELEARLPELPPLEAHRLKQRTNYDLEMIKEVGFCAGMENYSRHFDGRKPGEPPFTLLDYFPKDYLLIIDESHQTIPQARAMYNGDYSRKKNLVDFGFRLPSALDNRPLKFEEFEQKMGKVLFVSATPAEYELEKSGPPVELITRPTGLLDPEVELHPIEGQMQHLMAEAKKTIERGDRILITTLTKRMAEDLADYLAKEGFRVRYMHSEIDSLDRIELVRQLRVGEFDILVGINLLREGLDIPEVATIFILDADKEGFLRDERSLIQTIGRASRNVNGKVILYADIETQSIKRAMEITRYRRNFQKRYNKLHNITPTTIVKGVTQKETVIKGTKHLPKSDIKRQIIELDAEMRAAAEKLDFERAIELRDAIAELTRSLSKKAEK